In Nitrospirota bacterium, the DNA window ATAGCCTCAACAGGACAATTCTCCTCAGCAGCCTCGCAACAGCCCGCGTACTCACAGGCATCCGGGTCAATCACTCTTGACTTACCCACTGCTTCATCAAGAAAAAATACGGCAGGGCATATCTCTGCACACGCCCCGCAGCCAATACATGTATCCTGGTCTACCGTAACATTCATGGCGAAATTATAACATTTCCGACCGTTATCCTCCATATACCCCGGCTATTATCAGGAGAAAAAAGACCTCGTTCAGCTCACATATTGCACCGAGATTATCTCCTGTAAGACCGCTGAAATGCCTGGCAAAAAATTTCATTAACGGCAGTGTAAAGAGATATGCCGCAACTACGAGTAATGCCGAAATGGGGATTGAAGGAAATGCAATGTAGCTTAAGGAGAGATACCTTCCAGACACAAAAATCACCATTACAATAATCACGGAGACAACGAATTGAGTCCAGCCTGTCTCGTTGATAAGGAGATACCCGAGGCCGTCCTTTCTCGCACTCGTGCCATGAAATATGGCCGCCACCATGGACCAGGCACCGATTACAGGAAAGAGCAGTAGATATGGTATGGGAGTGATTGAGAATAACTCCAGAATCAGGAGGTATTTTAAGAGCAGAACAAGCACTATCGCCGTAACCCCGATCGGCCCTGTTGTGCTGTCCTTCATTATATCGAGTTTCCCCTGC includes these proteins:
- a CDS encoding ferredoxin, which translates into the protein MEDNGRKCYNFAMNVTVDQDTCIGCGACAEICPAVFFLDEAVGKSRVIDPDACEYAGCCEAAEENCPVEAISVEGDSGF
- the cobS gene encoding adenosylcobinamide-GDP ribazoletransferase; translation: MQDSRYTGRWQRFRRQELQGRRPAEHTVSLSVIPALLKPESSLDSECSLYTDSVWRGFDGTVTLKGFLLALQFLTILPVRLRGRISGRDVGRSTAFFPLAGLIKGGLLVLAYTAFDPFLPSAITAALLLIVSILINGGFHLDGLADTFDAIASGKPRQGKLDIMKDSTTGPIGVTAIVLVLLLKYLLILELFSITPIPYLLLFPVIGAWSMVAAIFHGTSARKDGLGYLLINETGWTQFVVSVIIVMVIFVSGRYLSLSYIAFPSIPISALLVVAAYLFTLPLMKFFARHFSGLTGDNLGAICELNEVFFLLIIAGVYGG